A region of the Silene latifolia isolate original U9 population chromosome 9, ASM4854445v1, whole genome shotgun sequence genome:
atattctaacccttaacttgcattttacttcttgtattgcatttttgtcaattttggatttgcaatttcatactttgatcaagattttcattatgagagaaagtgagggagggattttaatgtgttttgatgtgtagtgtttgatttagtgtggggatagcaattgcctaggcaaACCAAGCCTTCATAGTGCACCCACAATGTGGAACCAAGGAATGAAGAAAGAATGATACGGGAAATGAAGATCCCCGCGGGTGGAACTGAACTCGTGGGTGCTGTGCAGGAGAAGATACGAGCGATCCAGGGGGAATCCTCTCGTCCTGGAAGAAATACGAGCATCCTGGCTCTAAGACGCTCATCTTGGGAGagctgaaattgaaaattttaGTCTGTTTAAAAATCTGAGCAGATTacacagaagacgcccgtctcaatCTGAAGCCGCTCGTCTCAGGAGCAATCTGCGCATCCTGGCTGCTTTAAAAGTTGAAGTTCCTTGCTTTttaaaaatccgagcgtccccaagtgaagacgagcgtctcctacagaaatccgctcgtctcttAAAGAATCCGTGCGTCTCAGCACGGGTTAGAAATTCCTGAGCTGACTGTataaagatccgagcgtcccatgcccaagacgctcgtctcctactGCTGAATGAATATAACACGGGATTCAAACCCTCCTTCCCCAATTAATTTCTTTCctatacaaacacaaacacacaccctttctccctcaaaaccctcaatcccctcatcaacaaaacacaaattcatTAACCAAATTCACTAAAATCAAACCCAAACTTCCTCAAATTACAATCAAACTACTACTTTATCAACAAGAAGCAATCAAAACaccaaaatcctcaaaaattcaatcgattttctagggtttcaagtCAATTTCGAAAATCTCAAAATCGATTAGGGATTAATTGAAGCTTGAGGAGACTAGAAGCATTCAAGCAAAGCATCTGTTTGTTGATACAATCTTGACAAGGAGAAGaatatggcaagaacaaaaggtggaaacaaggcacccacaaCCTCCAATCTTTataaaaggcaacaagctcttttaGCCTCAAAGGCTATGGTAGTGCATCAACCAAGGGTGGAAATTCAAGAAGTtgctactcctatggtggaagctactcctactccggtcattgaacaattgcaagattatccggaggtaactttcataaacgattctcataggaaagcatTTGTATCCCTTGCTAGAAAGACTATTTTTcctaccaaattcatatgccaaaaTGCCTTAGacaagttgggtgttcttgagaggaCTAAGAATTTTTTCGAGTCTATGAAGTTGAAAACACTCTTTGACATGCAAGAATTGACCTACTCCTCCCTTACCATGGAGTTTATAAGCTCTTTGAAGGTCACTAAGGTGGATACTAGAAAAAGTGTTGAATTCCGCCTAGAAAACAAGGATAGACGAATGTCTATGAGTGAGTTTGGCAAAGTGTTTGGTCTTGGAGAACACTCTCATTATGGGAAGAAGCCCTTGAAATATGACTCCGCACCTCTATGGAAAGCAATCACCGGGAGAAAATTTGAATCCTTCCATGAGTGTCATGTTCTATATGTCCACCACCCGGGCATAAGAGTGGCATAAGGTTGTGGACAACACTTTAATTGCAAGAAAGGGCACTAATCATTTTACCGAGCTCGACTTTGTCTATCTTGAATCTACCATGAATGTCAACAAAAATTTTACCAAGGAATACAACATACTTAAACTCTTACTTGAATGGTGGCTTACAATTTATAGTGGTAAAGAAGGAGCggcttttattgtgaatggaggattagtaacatggttagccaaacactttaacccggatttcaacaaagacaagacatatgaaccggttaaaggaggcaaccttcttgatttggccactatgatcaacaagttccattgggtcaagaatgataatcttgacaacaaatttgagtggctcactaaagaagctaagtccttcatcttgccGAACAAGATATGCCTCATCAATGTCCGAAGTCCAAGCTACCTATTACCTGTCTCCGATGAAGCCGAGATAATTATGAAGCAACATAGGGAATCTAatgccaagccctcctcctcctctattgtgactccaccatatccATTTGCCTACCAATAATTCACACCAAGTGGCACAAATGTTGTGGTAGGCAACGACTTCTTGACTCAACTATTACAACATATGCATAAGCAAGCTCATGAAGATCGGGTCAATGCTTACCGAGCTCAATATCtgcccctccttcatttagctaggcaaggactacttgatcctacatgtcctttgcctagttgggcggatatggaGGTATTCTTCCCAAATTCTCCTAGAAACGCCATCATGGATAGTAAAGTTGCCaaggggaaggagattgttgttgagagcGGGAAAGGTAGCTACTCTTGccatgaggaagaagaagaagaagtacaAAGTTCAAgtgatggtgaagcctccgggtccatggaggtagatgatgatgatggtaatgaggaagatgatgatagtgatgatagtGATGgggatgtcgcaatgagcgacaattgaggattgataagcttttggaggatgccacaatccagtgtgagtttcctacacctcctcttAGCTTTGTTTATATCTCTTGTTTATAATTTTAAATCTTCATCAttggttttgagtcctagcaacacctagaggactcccacctcggtctcattgaggtgtctcatattGTTCCTACTTGTACAAtctaaaatgacaaattagtttcatgcattgcatacttgtgcatgaactcccccatttttacactagaaatagtgtcttacatggtttggggaagtttaagtACAAGAAatgggagttaattcaaattagctctccaaccaataaattcatgcatcatatagtatagcttaGAATGCCTCACTCTTGTATATATGCCATGTAGCTTGCATaatagtgtagaaatcatgcattctcatataacttgcataatttcctatcgttttggccattgaggataatgcccatactagtgtggagatggggaattctaatttgacttttaaatcaaaaaaaaattgaaaaatgataGAAATtgaaaaaatatgttcttttattccataaatcaaaaaccataataatttgaaaaattgaagaaaaccaaaaccatgttcatttcctttatagtgtataattgtatatattgtatatatttgtttgtttgtttatacttctatcacattgatcgactacgccacatccgagacatgaggatcatgaagaccgcatggtatgatcttttcaatctcctttttcctctctatgttaatgactatgtggttttattttgattgatgcggtaaaaaccaatgtgattctaggagttgcatgtagtttatatatgacatactagttgatagaagcatttgcattaggttgtataaatgatagttgcatcatggcatgtagttgcatttaggaaaaattttgtcaaaacatctatttgggaaacttggcaagtgtatataaggcccttgtagatacttatTCTTCTTGAAACTTAGCTCACTAGAATGCTtgcaaaacaccctaggatgtgtcatgctagtatccgttgacccatggattaaggcctagtcaagagtaccttgtggtgtgataactccttggctaccgtttattccaaggtgacccttgaaaccatgaaacAATCTTCCACATccatcacattttgtcaacaaaaagggaatgggcacaaaaattaccaatttgagttcaagcattgaaatgaaaataaaaaagtttgtaatttgcatcaaagaaaagaggagcaaaaatagactcctatgcttcaaatataagcaccctagttactaattggggtgactttgaaaatgttcaaaagaaaatgcaaaaagttgaaattgtcaagcatcaaatgccaaacatcaagaaatagcaaaaagaaattgttttcaaaaatgtcaaatgccacaagaaattggggggaataacaacaacatcaaaagcaaactcccatatgaaactcaaaacacattgatcccttttatccatcgaatccgcttttgtgcatggtagagaggggacggcccttcttcttgtctaggtaagaaggggaattccgcgatcctccagtgtttctaacgccataaggagtctactcttgacgaaaggaTTTaaagattgaggacaaaggtaccctagcttgacccaacttggaggtgatttattggtatccttctaggcttagtagcttgaagaaaacgtatctatgatggagtgtgtacccatAGATTGCtttccttgtagataatttctgccacttagatgaggaatgtggctattcatttttttagatgcatccattacttgttttttgtgtgcttaatgcttggatgtgtcgccattttggcaatccccaccttgccttgcaagaaggcatcctacctcatggttgtcttgttgtgagttgaaggggcggagtgagacccgctaattatctcacatcggctatattattaggttagtttaaataaaggtcctagttttagtcacctctttactcgggacgagcaaaggttcggtttgggatgtttgatgtgactcatatttgagcacatttagtccccgaattaacctcgttcctatgctttttagcacatatttgggtcatttattgtctttagtttcccattttgcatattctttaaggttttgtctccttggtaggaaaggattgctaaccttgcatttatgaggtgaaatagagctaaattgaccacatctaatgaccaagcatcaaagataagaccaacactagaggtctaagtagataataaagtgaaatgggcaatgataaaaggatccttgcatccccgaaatgatctttgcagattgttaaggaggaaaagaagaaaagatgtctgcccaggaatccgagcggatcgatcacgatccgggcgtctcccaACAGCATGATCTGGGCATCTTGTCCCTAAGACGAGCGGCTTGCAGCACCCTGATCCGAACGTCTTCCCCTGGATTCGAGCGGATCCTAAGACAGAAGAGCTCGTGCCTTAcctcaagacgagcggattggggcaAGACTAGCACATGGATATGATCATTTCCTTctagaggagcatttcctcaacttttcttagggtcttaatagtcatttaagcccttagtaaccctaatatttgtacctaatctttagtataaataccccttgtactacctagattagaagGATCACTTAAGAATCTCTTAATCATCTCTTAGTAATATCTCAATCAatctcttaatcaagttgtaattctctcaaattaatcttaatttagttgtaatacaatttctcaatattaatcacatcttaatctttccttaatttctctattgttcttcctttattttgggtaattagaagattatttgggtttatttggaggattgacaaccttccatcaatcatcaagtacttatattattctttactttattatttggaatcatcttcatacgtataattctctcttaaccttgtttaattattgttaatcacttttatttattcatcatgttttgctttgtttgtttgattgacaaccttattaacatgttgaacttgataatgagtgagtagattccttagctagggttaatggggaattaggggaaacaaacatggggaatgatccaaaatgtggtagaatggaAGGCATCCATGGAAGGCATCAGGTCACTTATCAtccaaaatgtggtagaatgggACTCAATCACCTCATCTTTGTTGATGACTTGATGATATTTGTGAGAGGTGATTCCCCTTCAGTAAATGATGTGTCTGACTCTCTGGATTTGTTTGCTAACATGTCTGGACTACGGGCCAATTCAGAGAAGACTAACATATATATGGGAGGTGTAAGAGATGAAGTTAAGGAGTTAATTTTAAGGGACACAGGTTATGTGGAAGGAACATTTCCTTTCAGATATCTGGGAGTGCCTTTAAATGAAGGGAAGTTGAACAAGGGGATGTTTGCTGAACTTCTTAGTAAAGTGCAAGCTGCTCTGAACACCTGATCTACCCACAAATTATCCTATGCTGGCAAAATTAATCTGATCAACACTATCATTTTTGGAATGGAGCAATATTGGTGTGCTACTTTACTAATCCCTAAAGGAGTACACAAATTAATCACTAAGTTTTGCAGAAATTTTTTGTGGCAGCCTGAGGATGGGAAGAGAAAGCTGATAATGAAGAGCTGGTCTTCCTTCTGTGCTCCTTATCAGGAGGGAGGCTATAACATTAAAGAAATCATTTCTTGGAACAAATGTATTATCTGCAAATGGATATGGGCAATTGAGACTAAATCTGAGAGTGTGTGGGTAGCTTGGAATTACAAGTATAACATTAAAACTGAGGATTTCTGGGCAATGGCGGTCAAACCTCACCACTCAGAAAGTTGGAGAAGTATTCTGCTGGTCAAGAATGAGCTTATTACTAGAACTGGCAGCATTGAAGGGGCAAAGCAAGTCTTGACTCGAAGTGTGCAGGCAGGTAAACTGAATCTCAGCCTACTGTATGAACACTTTAGGGTACCAGCAGCTAAGATCAGTTGGGCACGAGGAGTTTGGAACACTACTGTCCTACCTAAGCATGGGTTTCTTATGGTCCTAGCCGTGCAGGGGAAGCTAGCTACTGTTGATAAACTCAATCAGAGAGGGCAATGTATTGTGAACAGATGTATCCTCTGCAAAATGATATTGAATCACATCAGCACTTGTTTTTTAATTGTCCCTTTGCCAGTACAGTCTGGGCAGGGGTTTTGCAATGGTTGAGAATGAGTAACAGAACAAGGAACATGAGGAAGgaaataaaatggatttccagGCATCAACAGAGGAGACATTGGAAAGCTAGACTGTACTCCAGCAGTTTAGCAGCCACGGTCTATAGCTTATGGGAAGAAAGGAATGGTTGtctttttcgtgaagaagaaCATGGTTCTGATTATGTTTTGAAACTTATACAGTATGTAGTCAGTGTGAGGCTTCTCTTTGTAACTAATTCTCGATATAAGGATGAGGTAGTCGATTATCTAAATGCTTAAGCTAGGTAATTATTGGTTATACTTTGTAAGATTGTCCATTATTCCCTTTATGGATGAATAAAATGGCttgcttttcttgcaaaaaaaaaacatggggaatgattcatgcttaatctaatatgttttcataattaaattgcttgcttgttatgatttcaacttatgcacattttatgtttgatgaaatgcgagcctatgaatccttgcattttttacacaTCATCTATCTCTTCAAtaaggcttgtaagcttatacaccaactcgagtctcattagaccatgcatatagttgaataggaaggattaagtagacttgtaggtgttgtacaatctaattgattcggctccaggacccaaaccttcttagggattgtaagcttatacaccaactcgatctcatcacaacaataagtgattgctatataattgagaacatgtttgtattatcaactcccatgaatcctctatgaacccatgacaccctagtgcttttaatcaattgtttacatctcattttaattcccttgcttgttttcattactttactttcatcttgttaattagtttagaccaattccatctcaacccaaattgtgataccctaagacacgaccatttgcaattgaaaatcctacatcaatacccgtcccttgggatccgacctttacttgcctctttgctaagagtagtttgtgaagttacaaatattgttttggtaggtagcttttgacgacgagtttaaactgacaccattgtttcattaataagagtaaaatattaatagcgggagtagtgaatttgtctcaaaatttatttcatcctAATTTTAagatgttataaaaaatatattaatcataaatttatgggttatgcaactttaagtaattttatttaataaaaaaaaaaaattaatggtaagtagaggtagcccggacgAAGCCGGGCACCAGTACTAGTACTATAttttaattccagaaaccaagggacttcaatgtaattaaagaaagttatacaaattaattatactttatagttttaaatcaatagcaccgtgtg
Encoded here:
- the LOC141601678 gene encoding uncharacterized protein LOC141601678, yielding MEGIHGRHQVTYHPKCGRMGLNHLIFVDDLMIFVRGDSPSVNDVSDSLDLFANMSGLRANSEKTNIYMGGVRDEVKELILRDTGYVEGTFPFRYLGVPLNEGKLNKGMFAELLSKVQAALNT
- the LOC141601679 gene encoding uncharacterized protein LOC141601679, coding for MEQYWCATLLIPKGVHKLITKFCRNFLWQPEDGKRKLIMKSWSSFCAPYQEGGYNIKEIISWNKCIICKWIWAIETKSESVWVAWNYKYNIKTEDFWAMAVKPHHSESWRSILLVKNELITRTGSIEGAKQVLTRSVQAGKLNLSLLYEHFRVPAAKISWARGVWNTTVLPKHGFLMVLAVQGKLATVDKLNQRGQFWAGVLQWLRMSNRTRNMRKEIKWISRHQQRRHWKARLYSSSLAATVYSLWEERNGCLFREEEHGSDYVLKLIQYVVSVRLLFVTNSRYKDEVVDYLNA